Proteins from a single region of Festucalex cinctus isolate MCC-2025b chromosome 19, RoL_Fcin_1.0, whole genome shotgun sequence:
- the glcci1a gene encoding glucocorticoid induced 1a, with the protein MSKSAQMPLSNITVSKPSISRVPSSMEGINHELEKVFIKDNGEKEELKSLEVPDGRRAPFPPQQRSSSCRGTDAQIPAAPGRSSSCSSLSPCPSPACPSGSHDSSPYSTEDLLYDPDKDSESSSPLPKFASSPKPNNSYMFKREPPEGCEKIKAFEEMSSRQSTSASVPLFSCPDKNKVNFIPTGSAFCPVKLPGSLHLMSAVQSEENEDGTEIQGETTLHKVPAQASTSTNTDDPPEEPSLPSETSDLQTDSPAIS; encoded by the exons ATGTCTAAGTCAGCCCAGATGCCACTGTCCAACATAACGGTCTCAAAGCCCTCAATCTCCCGGGTACCCAGCAGCATGGAGGGTATCAACCATGAGTTAGAGAAAGTCTTTATCAAAGACAACGGCGAGAAGGAGGAGTTAAAG TCCCTCGAGGTTCCCGATGGCCGCCGGGCACCCTTTCCTCCCCAGCAGCGCAGCAGCAGCTGTAGAGGAACTGACGCACAAATTCCCGCAGCCCCCGGGCGATCCAGCAGTTGCTCCAGCCTGTCGCCCTGTCCCTCGCCCGCATGTCCATCAGGATCACATGACAGCAGTCCTTACTCCACAGAGGATTTACTCTATGATCCCGATAAAG ACAGTGAAAGTAGCTCTCCACTTCCCAAATTTGCCTCCTCACCCAAACCCAACAACAGCTACATGTTCAAGAGAGAGCCGCCTGAAGGTTGTGAGAAGATTAAAGCCTTTGAGGAGATGAG CTCCAGGCAGTCGACTTCAGCATCAGTTCCCCTCTTCTCCTGTCCCGACAAAAACAAGGTAAACTTCATTCCAACTGGCTCGGCGTTCTGCCCCGTTAAACTCCCAGGCTCCCTGCACCTCATGTCAGCTGTACAGTCCGAAGAGAATGAGGATGGAACGGAGATTCAGGGTGAGACAACATTGCACAAGGTCCCTGCTCAAGCCTCCACAAGCACCAACACAGATGATCCTCCGGAGGAGCCCAGCTTACCCTCAGAGACTTCAGATCTGCAGACAGATAGTCCAGCCATCAGCTAA